In a genomic window of Elusimicrobiota bacterium:
- a CDS encoding (Fe-S)-binding protein has product MAESLGRLITDLGERSLYDSVAQCSRCGYCEQACPTYVATGDESRSPRGRNQIVRLMIEGKLDDPKAAMEALSTCLTCGACTTACYAKVPVVDIVLEGRRMLRGETHWLVKAACRIMVTGPRLFAVLLKIGFLFKKSGLSALGRPALRAAGLSVLASMDEHTAESPFWNLDDLTHKREDPESPAYRYFAPCGPRYLFPRVGQATMSALDALMGQGAYLDNPCCGLLAHNYGELEDARALAKKNIEHAEKRQDAAPIIGDCSSCVAFLKSYPQLFLRPEDAPWRTRAEAFSKRVRDAIEVYGECADKLPAAVAEGVETTYHDSCRAINPQGIKTQPRLAAKKAAGASYCEMAGADACCGGAGAFAFVHEELSEELLKKKIGNAAAVQAGLVLTSSTSCLIQLARGLRKYYPDARVLHLSEFVAGALEKKHGA; this is encoded by the coding sequence ATGGCCGAATCCCTCGGACGCCTCATCACGGACCTCGGGGAGCGCTCCCTGTACGACTCGGTGGCCCAGTGCTCCCGCTGCGGCTACTGCGAGCAGGCCTGCCCCACCTACGTCGCCACCGGCGACGAGTCCAGGTCTCCCCGCGGCCGCAACCAGATCGTGCGGCTGATGATCGAGGGGAAGCTCGACGATCCGAAGGCCGCGATGGAGGCATTGTCGACGTGTCTGACGTGCGGGGCCTGCACGACGGCCTGTTACGCGAAGGTTCCCGTCGTCGACATCGTCCTCGAGGGAAGGCGCATGCTCCGGGGCGAGACGCATTGGCTCGTGAAGGCGGCGTGCCGGATCATGGTGACGGGTCCCCGGCTCTTCGCCGTCCTGTTGAAGATCGGTTTTCTGTTCAAAAAGTCCGGCCTATCGGCGTTGGGGCGGCCGGCGCTGCGCGCCGCCGGACTGTCCGTCCTCGCCTCGATGGACGAGCACACGGCCGAATCCCCGTTCTGGAACCTCGACGACCTGACCCACAAGCGCGAGGACCCGGAGTCTCCCGCCTACCGCTACTTCGCTCCCTGCGGCCCCCGCTATCTGTTCCCGCGCGTCGGCCAGGCGACGATGTCCGCTCTGGACGCGCTGATGGGCCAAGGGGCCTACCTCGACAACCCGTGCTGCGGCCTGCTGGCGCACAACTACGGGGAGCTCGAGGACGCCCGCGCGCTCGCCAAAAAGAACATCGAGCACGCGGAGAAGCGGCAGGACGCGGCGCCGATCATCGGCGACTGCTCCTCGTGCGTGGCCTTCCTCAAGTCCTATCCCCAGCTCTTCCTGAGGCCGGAGGACGCGCCTTGGCGGACGCGCGCCGAGGCGTTCTCCAAGCGCGTGCGCGACGCGATCGAGGTCTACGGCGAATGCGCCGACAAGCTTCCCGCCGCCGTCGCGGAGGGCGTCGAGACCACGTACCACGATTCCTGCCGCGCGATCAATCCTCAGGGGATCAAGACCCAGCCTCGTCTCGCCGCCAAGAAGGCCGCGGGCGCTTCCTACTGCGAGATGGCCGGCGCCGACGCCTGCTGCGGCGGCGCCGGGGCGTTCGCTTTCGTCCATGAGGAACTCTCCGAGGAGCTTCTCAAGAAGAAGATCGGCAACGCCGCGGCCGTGCAGGCGGGGCTCGTCCTGACGAGCTCGACTTCCTGCCTCATCCAGCTTGCCCGGGGTTTGAGGAAATACTATCCTGACGCCCGGGTGCTCCATCTCTCCGAGTTCGTCGCGGGGGCCCTCGAGAAAAAACATGGGGCGTAG
- a CDS encoding GAF domain-containing protein, with amino-acid sequence MGRRQELEQRQSLLARFGRMVAAETSLDTLLTIIAEEVRNILSADRCSVFLVDFYKGELWTKIALGMEEKVLRIPIGQGIAGFVARTGSAVNIRDAYKDTRFAQDLDRITGYQTRTVLAVPLRGRDGKALGVFEVLNKSRGSFTEEDEGLLRILATMAATFIENATLYDDLRRSHLETIYRMALVAEYRDQEDTGRHLRRMSRFSGILAQGMGLSFLEAEEIRYAAPLHDIGKVAIPDSILRKPAKLTPEEFEEMKKHTIYGAKMLANAESRLLRLAAKIAVGHHEWYDGTGYPYALKGDAISIEARIVTVADVFDALSSKRVYKGEWSVSDAVKYIQEKSGKQFDPKVVAVLVEKLGEILEARDEENRRMVEDEAASLQQHFPLPQPTTPPPAPKTA; translated from the coding sequence ATGGGGCGTAGACAAGAACTGGAGCAGCGGCAGTCCCTTTTGGCCCGGTTCGGCCGCATGGTCGCGGCGGAAACCAGCCTCGACACCCTCCTGACGATCATCGCCGAGGAGGTGCGCAACATCCTCTCCGCCGACCGCTGCTCGGTGTTCCTCGTCGACTTCTACAAGGGCGAGCTGTGGACGAAGATCGCGCTCGGCATGGAGGAGAAGGTCCTTCGCATCCCGATCGGCCAGGGCATCGCCGGCTTCGTTGCGCGCACCGGCTCCGCGGTCAACATCCGCGACGCCTACAAGGACACCCGCTTCGCCCAGGACCTCGACCGCATCACCGGCTACCAGACCCGCACCGTGCTCGCCGTGCCCCTGCGCGGCCGCGACGGCAAGGCCCTCGGCGTCTTCGAGGTCCTGAACAAATCCAGAGGTTCGTTTACCGAAGAGGACGAGGGGCTGCTGCGCATCCTCGCCACCATGGCCGCCACCTTCATCGAGAACGCCACCCTCTACGACGACCTGCGCCGCTCGCACCTCGAGACCATCTACCGCATGGCGCTCGTGGCCGAGTACCGCGACCAGGAGGACACCGGCCGCCACCTGCGCCGCATGAGCCGCTTCTCCGGCATACTCGCCCAGGGCATGGGCCTCTCCTTCCTCGAGGCCGAGGAGATCCGCTACGCGGCGCCTCTGCACGACATCGGCAAGGTCGCCATCCCCGACTCGATCCTCCGCAAGCCGGCGAAGCTCACGCCCGAGGAGTTCGAGGAGATGAAGAAGCACACGATCTACGGCGCGAAGATGCTGGCCAACGCCGAGAGCCGCCTGCTGCGCCTGGCCGCGAAGATCGCCGTCGGCCACCACGAGTGGTACGACGGCACCGGCTATCCGTACGCGCTCAAGGGCGACGCGATCTCGATCGAGGCGCGCATCGTCACCGTCGCCGACGTCTTCGACGCGCTGTCGTCGAAGCGCGTCTACAAGGGCGAGTGGAGCGTGTCGGACGCCGTCAAGTACATCCAGGAGAAGTCCGGGAAGCAGTTCGACCCGAAGGTCGTCGCCGTCCTCGTCGAGAAGCTCGGGGAGATCCTCGAGGCCCGCGACGAGGAGAACCGGCGCATGGTCGAAGACGAGGCCGCCTCCCTCCAGCAGCACTTCCCGCTCCCGCAGCCCACGACGCCGCCGCCCGCCCCCAAGACCGCCTAG
- a CDS encoding FAD-binding protein, producing the protein MGLAELQAQVAPGSLRCEPAELAVYSYDGALARARPDAVLIASSAADVRRAVAWCAENKVPFIARGAGTNLSGGCIPAKGGLVISLARLNRILSLDAARRVACVEPGVVNLDLQKEAEKVGLFYAPDPASFRVSTLGGNAAENAGGPRCLKYGVTTNHVLAVEAVMPNGEIARFSLDDDGPELLSLLIGAEGTLGVLVKLWLKLTPLPEDTRTVLAGFPSIDAAVACVSAIIAAGVLPRALEAMDRPTVESVEVGRSLGYPKDPAILLIELDGPAAVCAREAAEVERLCAQSGATTVRAATDPVERERLWEGRRGAYAALARLAPNVLVEDGVVPRDKLPDIVRRIQEIAAEHKVKAYLLFHAGDGNIHPNIAYDERDAEETARVKAAGHEMLQACVELGGSLSGEHGIGLDKRDAMAWLFSNETLKLFHRVKDAVDPEHLANPDKIFPAAGKAAGGKSFIRPLSGALSEYAKLLVDKVRTAPAGASFRVRGASTRWKDETPEGAVELLTTGLGRIADLDKRNYTLTVETGVSVHALQRELESQGVFVRLPKSGGTVGGLLATRPWAGLREDILGMRVLLSNGEVVELGGKVVKNVAGYDLARLLLGSWGTFGVILEATMKLHARPVEAPASPPPASPPKLSRWALRVRKAFDADGRLNPGLAG; encoded by the coding sequence ATGGGCCTTGCCGAGCTCCAGGCGCAGGTGGCGCCCGGCTCGCTCCGCTGCGAGCCCGCCGAGCTCGCGGTCTATTCCTACGACGGCGCGCTCGCCCGGGCCCGGCCGGACGCGGTCCTCATCGCGAGCAGCGCGGCGGACGTCCGCCGCGCGGTGGCCTGGTGCGCGGAGAACAAGGTCCCTTTCATCGCGCGCGGCGCCGGCACGAACCTCTCCGGCGGCTGCATCCCGGCCAAGGGCGGCCTCGTGATCTCGCTGGCGCGGCTCAACCGCATCCTGTCGCTCGACGCCGCCCGGCGCGTCGCCTGCGTCGAGCCCGGCGTCGTCAACCTCGACCTCCAGAAGGAAGCGGAGAAGGTCGGGCTGTTCTACGCTCCCGACCCGGCGAGCTTCCGGGTCTCCACGCTCGGCGGCAACGCCGCCGAGAACGCGGGGGGGCCGCGCTGCCTGAAGTACGGCGTGACGACGAACCACGTGCTCGCCGTCGAGGCGGTGATGCCGAACGGGGAGATCGCGCGTTTCTCCTTGGATGACGACGGCCCCGAGCTGCTGAGCCTGCTCATCGGCGCCGAGGGCACGCTCGGCGTGCTCGTCAAGCTTTGGCTCAAGCTGACGCCGCTGCCGGAGGACACGCGCACCGTCCTCGCGGGCTTCCCGTCCATCGACGCGGCGGTCGCCTGCGTGTCGGCGATCATCGCGGCCGGCGTCCTGCCGCGCGCCCTCGAGGCGATGGACCGGCCGACCGTCGAGTCGGTCGAGGTCGGACGCTCGCTCGGCTATCCGAAGGATCCCGCGATCCTGCTCATCGAGCTGGACGGCCCCGCCGCCGTCTGCGCGCGCGAGGCGGCCGAGGTCGAGCGCCTGTGCGCCCAGTCCGGCGCGACCACCGTGCGCGCCGCGACCGACCCCGTCGAGCGCGAACGCCTGTGGGAGGGCCGGCGCGGGGCCTACGCGGCGCTCGCCCGCCTGGCGCCGAACGTGCTCGTCGAGGACGGGGTCGTGCCGCGCGACAAGCTGCCCGACATCGTCCGGCGCATCCAGGAGATCGCGGCCGAGCACAAGGTGAAGGCCTACCTGCTGTTCCACGCGGGGGACGGCAACATCCACCCGAACATCGCCTACGACGAGCGGGACGCGGAGGAGACCGCGCGGGTCAAGGCCGCGGGCCATGAGATGCTCCAGGCCTGCGTGGAGCTCGGGGGCTCGCTGTCGGGGGAGCACGGGATAGGGCTGGACAAGCGCGACGCCATGGCGTGGCTCTTCTCTAATGAAACATTGAAACTCTTTCATCGGGTGAAGGACGCGGTCGACCCCGAGCATCTGGCGAATCCCGACAAGATCTTTCCGGCCGCCGGAAAGGCGGCGGGCGGAAAGTCCTTCATTCGTCCGCTCTCCGGCGCCCTGTCGGAGTACGCGAAGCTGCTCGTCGACAAGGTCCGGACGGCGCCGGCCGGCGCCTCGTTCCGCGTCCGCGGCGCGTCCACGCGCTGGAAGGACGAGACCCCCGAGGGCGCCGTCGAGCTGCTGACCACGGGCCTCGGCCGCATCGCCGACCTCGACAAGCGCAACTACACGCTCACCGTCGAGACCGGCGTCTCGGTCCACGCCCTGCAGCGCGAGCTGGAAAGCCAGGGCGTCTTCGTGCGCCTGCCCAAGTCCGGAGGCACGGTCGGCGGGCTGCTCGCGACGCGTCCCTGGGCCGGCCTGCGCGAGGACATCCTGGGCATGCGCGTGCTCCTCTCGAACGGCGAGGTCGTCGAGCTGGGGGGCAAGGTCGTCAAGAACGTGGCGGGCTACGACCTGGCCCGCCTGCTGCTCGGCTCGTGGGGGACCTTCGGCGTCATCCTCGAGGCGACCATGAAGCTCCACGCCCGCCCCGTCGAGGCTCCTGCGTCCCCGCCGCCCGCTTCGCCGCCCAAGCTCTCGCGCTGGGCCTTGCGGGTCCGCAAGGCGTTCGACGCGGACGGCCGCCTGAACCCGGGGCTGGCGGGCTGA